A segment of the Candidatus Krumholzibacteriia bacterium genome:
ACCGCGTCGTCCGACAACTCGATGCCCGCGCGCAGGAGCAGCAGGAACTCCTGCAGAGGATCAGTGCGGCGCTCGACCTGTTGACCCGTCGGACGCCGTCGGGACCCGACGCTCCCACGGCGACGGCCCCGACCGATTCGACGATCGCGGCGGCGTCGGGGGGCGATCCCCTCGAGTCGCCGGGACAGGACGTGTTCGACGCTGCCTTCGACGACTACACGGGGGGACGCTACGCCCTCGCGAGGGAGGGCTTCCAGGAGGTCCTCGATCGGTTCGAGGACAGCGAGCTGGCCGACGACGCGCGGTACTGGGTGGCCGAGACGCACTACGCAGAAGGCGACCACGCGACCGCGCGCGACGGCTTCGCCGAGGTCGTCGAACGATGGTCGGAGAGCGACGTGGTGCCTCCGGCCCTGCTGAAGCTCGCCTACTCCATGCTGGAGCTCGGCGAATCCGAGGATGCC
Coding sequences within it:
- the ybgF gene encoding tol-pal system protein YbgF: MRRILGSVLLVAVLTGSSGCAKQLQRIETRTDEIATIQARLAAEQRELASIVERLDERDAEREAELVERRAELEYQLRALDRVVRQLDARAQEQQELLQRISAALDLLTRRTPSGPDAPTATAPTDSTIAAASGGDPLESPGQDVFDAAFDDYTGGRYALAREGFQEVLDRFEDSELADDARYWVAETHYAEGDHATARDGFAEVVERWSESDVVPPALLKLAYSMLELGESEDAIATLQRLVDEHPDSDEALIAEHRLSTLSAEE